Part of the Panthera uncia isolate 11264 chromosome F2, Puncia_PCG_1.0, whole genome shotgun sequence genome, aaaaaaaaaaagaagggaaaaaaccgGGGCCCGGCGTTTGCTACGGAGGCAGCCCACAACGGTCCGCGCCCCCGGGGAGAAGCGACCGCGATCCCAGGGCCATTTACACTGGTCTGAGGAACTTCAAGTACCACAGTGGGAGCATTATCTCTGAGCGGCTCAATAAACTAGTCACGAACTACAGAGGTGGAGGTGCTTTAAGTAATTAGGGCACACGAAACATTTACCTTGGTGGTAGAATAATAGGTTAGCGCATGGCAACGGCACACTTCacatttcctcagaaaattaaaagtcacTCTCCACAAAACGCCAGGGTTCCCGCCTCAGCTCTGCGTCTGCCTAAGGGGCGCCCTCGCTCAGATTGGGTCCGGGGCTGAAGAACCGCGGCGAGGCGCAGTAACTCAGGGGGCCTTCAACACCGCGGACGCTCGACAGGCAGGGCGTGCAGGCTCGCCTCAAAGTGAACCGCGACGGGGGCGAGGGCGGGGCCAGGCGGAAGCCCCGCCCCCTATAGCCCCGCCCCGCCGGACGGTTTGATTAATGACTCTCAGCTCCGGGCAGAGCCCCTCAGGTGGGCGCGAACCTCGCCCGGTACTGCTCTTCCGCCTGACATCAAGTCTGGCCCACACACGCCTGGCCACGGGGGCGCCTGTATAAAAGACGCGCCCAGCAGGGGCTGGAAGCGGCTGTAGACTTCGGCTAGACGAGGATGGAGTGACCTGTGGCGGCCCTGGCCACGCAGACCCAGCTCGACGCTCCTCGCCCGCTCGCGCAGCAGAGCCGAGCCCTGCACTGCCGCTCCAGGAAAGGTGAGGATTTCGGTTCGACCCCCCGTCGCGACGCTTGGTCCCCAGGTTTCAGAGGGGTAGCGGGTGCCTTAGTACAAAGTGAGGTCAGGGTCCCCGTCTCCTCCCGTAGAAATTAGAATGAGCTCctgcagtcccccccccccccccgggatcCCTGGCCTCGAGAGCGAATGGTGCGAGGACTACCCGCGTGAGCACAGACGGCCGTGAGATGGCCCGGGGCTACCCGCTGCGCTCCGCGAGAATGACCTGCACCCTGTTTCCTGCGGGGCTGGCGCACAAGGTTCCAGAAGTGCAAACAAGTTACGAACCGGAGCTCTGCTTCCGAGATCCTCCTTCCTCGGTAGAATAGCCCTTCCATTTAATTTGTCCGTGAAAAGTAAAGCCGGCACCGCGCCCCTCCTTAGCCCTCTAAGCCCAGGAACTGTCAGGCCCCACAACTCTCCTCAGACGCGGGGAGGCAAACACGCCCCAGTCAAAACAACCTCATCTCTGAGAACGCCCCAGCCACGTCGTTGGCCCGTAGTGCAGCTGAGGCGAGAGGCCTGCGCTTCTCCGGTTTAAGCCCGACCAGCGCCGGGCCTCACCGCGCCGTGGGTCCTTTGCAGGGCACGCAGCTCAGGAAGCCGCCATGGACCGCGACGGCCCCGCAGGCAGCCCCCTGATCGCTAGGAACGAGACCGCGCCGGCGGTTGCAGCCACCCGCGACTCGAGCCCCGGCCGGGCAGGGGCAGGACCGGCGGGCCCCGGCGGCGGTGCGCGCCTGGGGGGCGGGCGGCCGGCAGCAGCGAACGCTGCGCGGGAGCGAAGCCGCGTGCAGACTCTGCGGCACGCCTTCCTAGAGCTGCAGCGCACGCTGCCGTCGGTGCCGCCGGACACCAAGCTGTCCAAGCTGGACGTGCTGCTGCTGGCCACTACCTACATTGCCCACCTCACCCGCAGCTTGCAGGACGACGCCGAGGCGCCGGCAGACCCCGGGCTGGGCGCCCTGCGCGGCGACGGCTACCTACACCCTGTCAAGGTAGGCAGGCAGGGCGCCCTGCGGAGCCAGGGCGGGGAGCAGGGCACCTTAACCCTCAGTGTCGGCCATCGCCTGGGCTGATGCCACCGAACTCTCACTCTTCGCTCGGGGTGAGGCGGAGAACTGACCTGGAGATCGATCTTGGCCCACCAGCGCCCAGGTAGCGACGTCCCCACTGCAAAAGGCTACTCCATAACTGTTGGCAGGTCATAATCGTTGGCAGGTAGTGAATTTAAACCCGAGGTGGCTTTGGGAGGGGTGTATCGCGCCTCTTTATAGGATGCAGCCTATGCAATGCCTTTCCTAAATGGAAAgtttctcaggggtgcctggcagggTGTTTGGTTGGCAAGTTTTGGTGGTTTTTAGAATCAAGAGTTACAGTTATGAGCCTTTGAgagtttttaagtgtttttaattcaCATAATTACATTTCCATTGTGGTTTTTATCAAATGTTTGAAAAGCTTCGTTCAAACGGGGGTGATGGAATTATCGCCCTTTAAATAATCCAGGAAAtcactgtttaaaattttttgtaaaactGGTAAGAACAAAATGAAACCGGTCTGCCATCCTATAGAGTAAATTTTCAGTCCCTTTTAATAAAGGTTAATTATCATGGATTAGACAGTTACctagaatgttaaaaaaacaataattgttTATGTAATTTTCACAATAGATTGGCATATGTTAATCAAACTGAGTACTATATTCAAATTCTGTAATGTGCAAAATTAGCCCACAGAAtgctttgtataattttttacattACATATAGATAAAATagggtttttatttaatatagtgTATACAGTTATGGTTTATTACCTGTATTGCAGTATTTAGACTTTGCATCATCCTTTTCGCCTAGATTTGATTGTCTTGAAATCCAGCATTCATCTGGCTTTGTTCAAGATACATCATCTTCCCTGTTTTCTCTAAAcctaaatttttgaatttttggttCTACattttgccacacacacacacacacacaaatacaagaTTAGGACTTGGCCTAAGCATGTCAGTGTTCAGTAAATTATTGAATAATCATCATTGAAATGTGGTAAAGTACACTAATATTAACTCTACTTAAAACTATGTGAAGTTCAGGTTCACAAATATAATCAACATGATGTTAggttcaaattatttcaaatatagaaATTTGGAATATCACTTATTTATGATTATGATAGACCTTGTTTTGTGATATAATATAATCTCTGCTGAAAAGTCATTCACTAATAATTAGGGGTTTTTCACTACAGTCTGCTTTGGATTGATATTCAAATGTATCATTAATATTAGATTTCTTTTGGCTTGACATTTTCCATATACTCTAAAAAAGTTCAACATTAAATAGACTTTAACACAGAAAACATCTGTTAAATGTCTCTGTGGGAGATACGATTCAAATTGTTTTCACCTTCGTTTCTTGTAGTATCTTTTTGAATGAATACTATTAATAATTTTCATGTAACAATAAGCTTAACAAGagtttttttgtaattgttttttcaGGTACCAAATGTTTTTGTAGctttacaattctttttaaaaaattaaatctcattTGTCCTT contains:
- the TCF24 gene encoding transcription factor 24 encodes the protein MDRDGPAGSPLIARNETAPAVAATRDSSPGRAGAGPAGPGGGARLGGGRPAAANAARERSRVQTLRHAFLELQRTLPSVPPDTKLSKLDVLLLATTYIAHLTRSLQDDAEAPADPGLGALRGDGYLHPVKKWPMRSRLYIGATGQFLKHSVSGERANHGSTTTDSQP